The DNA window gcgatgtttcaggcgagtttgaggttcagagcgtgtagcaagatcgcacagaggcagggactattgtgagcactcaatgaacggaggctgaagttgtgtaaaagacatgcattttttCCTAACTAACagtacaactaacataagacagacattacacttaacacaaacaacaaacacgaaataacggaatggtaacaaacaatgtaattatgaaaatgcaatgaccggatttaaatgagtaaccttaaaagaaaatactgttctgcaaaacAAGCCCCGTTTGtagaaacacgaccctaaagtcatatggcaggttaacagaacagcttaggttgttagaatgaaaggaagttggtttacttggttgcagagtgggggggggtcttttgtAGTTGGTTGCAGGGTCTGATgagatgatggcactcaggaaggcgtggcgtttggagcagtggagtggagctccttggattctctcttctggtgaagctttgtcttggttgcagttctctgtccagctgggccttcaccggagggcttcttgtgggcttctcttctcttgggctgatgttctctgcctCTCCTAAGGCTGACGGGCTTTTCTCTGCTCCTTGATGATCTTTGCAGAGAAGACAAGATGAGCGCTACTATCAGTCCTGTGTCGTTCCAATCTGAGACCTGAATcatgagaccattcatgtgtggggattcttctcagccaagggagtgaactcactcacaattttgcctaagaacaaagaatggtaccaaaacatcttCAGaaagcaacttctcccaaccattcaagaacagtttggtgatgaacaataccttttccagcatgatggagcactgtgccataaggcaaaagtgataaagtggctcagggaacaaaacatgaacattttgggtccatggccaggaaactacccagaccttaatcccattgagaacttgcgGTCAACCCTCAAAAGgtgggtggacaaacaaaaacacacaaattctgacaaactccaagcattgattatgcaagaatgggctgccattagtcagaatttggcaaagaagttgattgacagcatggcAGGgcaaattgcagaggtcttgaaaaagaagggccaacactgcaaatattgactctttgtctaaacttaatgtaattgtcaatcaaaacctttgacacttatgaaatgcatgtaattatacttcagaaacatctgacaaaatggttcacaaacactgaagcagcaaactttgtgaaaaccaatacttgtgtcattctcaaaacttttggctgTACACATAAACTACACATACACACTGATGATAAAACATGTGAAACAGTGGTGTTAAAGTGAAGCTGTGGTATTAAAAAGGAACTGATCTATAgctgatgatttaaaaaaataaaaaatagaagaaagaggaggaggCTGGGATGGAGAGAGTGGGAGCCAAAGAGAGGTCCTGAGACAGACACAAATGGTGAAGAGAGTAAGGTTGTAAGGTTATTAAAGCTAATGTTCagattaaaatattttgcaagAACAGTAATATACCCCCTTCACATTTGCACATTTGACATTCACGGTTCAGGTCATTTGCGAGTTGCCCGTGACCAATTAAACCGGAATATTTTTTGGAGCTTGCCTAACGATCACAGAAGGTCAGACGCACGTAAgtcaaaaagcaaaaacaatacAGAAAATTATTTGGTTCACACAGTCAATATACAAATTATGTTGTTTTACCAAAGGTGTTCAACATTGTGAAAAAGCATATTAGCGGAATGCTGCATGACTTTTCAGCCATCAGCTTTACAAGTGATATATGGAGTAGCAGTGCGTATGCCTGATGTCTCTCCTTAGTTTAACCACACAGTGGATAGATGAGGATTTTACTCTTCACCAAGTGTAATTCACCCATTGGTAACGCCCCGTGAAATTTGTAAATGAACTGATGGGGTCCAGACAAATTCTCATTTGAGTATTAGTCTTGTTATGCCAGTTTAGGTCATTGTTATTTTCAGTGGTAAAAATACTGCCTTAAGTATTCTTATCAGTACTTGGTATCAGCAAGTACACAAATGTACTCATACTCAGTCTGAAAAATGGTATTGGTGCAACCCAAGATTGAAGGTTTGCAAAGTGATTTCATGCTCCCTTggaaaagtattttaaaaatacagtagTTTATTTGATACATGCTATGGCTACTATATTTTCTAGGTTGATACTGTTACAGTATGGCATGGCACAGGCAGGAAAAAAGGTGACGACCCATTTAGCGACTCAGAGACAAAAAGGATTTATTAACAAGAACAGAACACACTGGCAAAGGCACAAAATAAAAAGACTGCGAGGGGTCAGAACAAAATGGGAGAAATAAGAATTTAACAAAGTAACCACAAAGCGAATACTTTGAGAAGTGAGCAACACAGGGAACAGGGCTGAGCCCTGAACAGAGtgacaaacacacagtaacTAACCACAATGGCTGATTAAtgagtaaaacaaaaacaggcacTTAAAACAGCCAGACTAACaaggaggagcaggagcagaACATGAGACAATCACCAATTAGCAACAAGACACAGACTAAGTAACTAAGACTAACAAGCACAGAACTAAGGAACTACAAACCTGAAACTAAGGAAACAAAAGGAAGTACTACACTAAGAAAATTAACATGAAGCAAAAGTACAATACAAAACCAGAACAGAACACAAGGAGGGCAAAACTAAGACAGGGAAACTACAGTAGAAAATTTAACAAAACACTGGGGAAAAGAAAaccaaataaatataattaaacggATGAGGTTGGTCCTtagccagcctcaaacccatgacaGGAGGGTAACAGTCTCTAAGCCGCACGCTCAGCTGTGTCATCTGGGGAAAGCACACTGGGGCTGAAGGGCATGTGACAGGGAGCAGGAAGGTGGGATGACCAGTGACGCCTGTTGGCCAAAACAGGGAGAGGACAAGGGCAGGATCAGATGGGCGCCAACCCTGAAAGATACACTTAAAATTAGGGTATTTggtatattattttaaaattcattgTGATGTATCTTTACCTATACCTGGGGAACAATACAAAGATGTCTAATTTCTGATGAAATCAGAGATGCTGTTGTAGACCATGTTATCAACCATGGGTTAACCATGAGGGAAGCTGAACAGAAAATCCAGTCAAACCTAAATCACTTCACAGTGGCCATTATCCTATTCCTAACTATTCAGATCATGTCATCTTCTACAGGACTGCTATACGACTTACTGGCCATAACCCATAACCCAGCACTTACTTCTGTGTCATTGTGAGGTCGCCTCGTAAACAATCCTTATTGGCCATCTGCCTGTAAGCTTGTCACGCCCACACACAACCCACCACCTGTACAGCAACTACTAAAATGGAAGCTATGGCTGCAGTCGAATAGCCTTATACCCGGTGAAATAACCCGGGAGTGTGGCAGATATAACAAGAGCTGTTCGAATTGTATAAAATGTCAAGGACTGGTGCTTCACTGTTTCATTTATCTCCTTTAGCATGGGATACATATTATGCCTGTCTTCCATAATTTAACAATTATTTTCATACTGAAATGCATCTCGATAAATGTGTGGACAGGAAGGTGAGCAACCATTCTCTATGTGACAGTCGTTATGTTTCAGTTTCGGGACCTGTAGCCTATATTCCTTTTAATAGTTAAATTCCAACCTTGGTAATGTAGTAATATTTTTCACCGTGTTGTCCACGTTTATATAGTGAGCGTGAAGCAACACGGTAACCATGCACGTAGTTAAGCTGCCGTGTTTTGTAGTTCAGTTTCTGAACATTGTAGTTTTACACGGCGGACCCACGTCTATAACATTCGCCGTCGCATAATTGTGTAGTCTAGAGCAGTCTGGCTCTGTTAGCATCGCGGTTTTTTTCTAGGTTCTTATGACTTTTACTGCACACTTTTCCTTCATCTCATGACGTTTCCATCGAGGTTAATGAAAAGTGACTAGGAAAAGGACACAGGACATAATATTTGACCGCAACCTAGGAGTTGTTTGAGACATGTCGAGAAGACGTTGTGTTCTGCTCTGCGAGGAGAAGTGTCCTTTGTATGTTCTGCCGAAGGCAGAACCACAAAGAACTCGATGGTTGAAATTCATTTTTGCCACTGTTCCCTCCACGGTTCCAAATGTTTCACTGTGTGCTCGACACTTTACAGAGGACTGCTTTAAAAACCGAAAGCAATTCGACGCTGGATTTTCGCAGTTGTTAGTAATGAAGAACGGGGCAGTTCCAACTGTATGTGGTCCGACGGGAGACACAGGTTCACAACCTgtaagtatgcattattatttgtggTGTTTAAAACAAACAAGGTAGTTACTACTACTGTTCAAGTGTGGAAGTGGATTTATGATTACAAGCTGTAATGTTATGGTCACATTCCGCTGTAGGCTTCTGCTATCCGGCTAGCTAAATTTCTAATACCCAGGTATTACGCCGAGTTCTGCCTTCCTGCAGAGAATCCTATGTCCGTTCACGAACACCTTGGAAACCACCGGATATTACAACGAATTGTCcccaaaaagaaacacaaaaacgTTTCCATAGAGGAAAGCATGCGGATTTTCTGTCTAATCAATTAAAACCTTCTTCAGTCGTAATCTTCGTATAATGTATCCCTTTCGAGGAAAACATTGCTTTAGAAATCATCATCAAATGCTCGGTAGTTTTCACTTTAGTGCAGTGCTGCGACAGGCATGAAGTTCTCTGCAGCCTAAACAACTCGGCAGAGAGACATTTTGAGCGCGTAttcatatgtgtatgtgtggtctATTACTTTCACAGGGTACAGTGTTGTTCGACGTTTTCCTGACTGTTTTCATCTAATACAAAATTAGTCAACGTAATTTTCGTCTTTATGTTAGAGTACATCACAGCAGGACCCCGGTACCCAACACCACTCCACTACAACCAGATTTCAACATGTTCAATGCCAAACGGACCCTCCACGGACTGCTTCTGTGGGAACACAATCCGTAGCATTTGCAAAGCGGAAATCAGTAGGCACACAGTTGTCCAGGGGAACACTGAAGGAAGCGCACATGAGAAGCAAAGGTATAAGGCATAAAGATGGTTTTTGTATTTGAGATGAAGTACCCATAATTGTTGTATATCATATAAATACAATTATGTGGACTGTAGGAAATAGTGCTTTGTATAGTTTTctaaaattattattacatttgaCTTGTCTCAGGCTCAAATTTTACCATTGTTATTATGCTACAGCAGAATAAtggtattttttcttttattaacaGGCATCCAGACAATGGTGTCTTTTGACAGTGTTGGCACCAGACCTACTTCCCATTACCCAGATTTACCACTGGCCTCTAGATCAATAAAGGGTTCAGGGTTGCAACCTATCAAGAGACCTAGACTGGAattggaggaggaggaaggagagACTTCCACT is part of the Paramormyrops kingsleyae isolate MSU_618 chromosome 17, PKINGS_0.4, whole genome shotgun sequence genome and encodes:
- the LOC111833653 gene encoding uncharacterized protein isoform X1, producing MSRRRCVLLCEEKCPLYVLPKAEPQRTRWLKFIFATVPSTVPNVSLCARHFTEDCFKNRKQFDAGFSQLLVMKNGAVPTVCGPTGDTGSQPSTSQQDPGTQHHSTTTRFQHVQCQTDPPRTASVGTQSVAFAKRKSVGTQLSRGTLKEAHMRSKGIQTMVSFDSVGTRPTSHYPDLPLASRSIKGSGLQPIKRPRLELEEEEGETSTEVKEEILDSAYNPEDSVLTKESDISCLKTVQCVRETVISSDEEWGLTWHSLSVVQTAITPDSGRDSPLLATYKYQQPHASTVLPSSNRKRGSGAYPGKLRAQGGEQPRTGGQPIAGHSHAPFTHTCTPMGNLVTPISLSLSLDCGGETGGNPTTTRGEKANSTVSIRRQ
- the LOC111833653 gene encoding uncharacterized protein isoform X2; the encoded protein is MSRRRCVLLCEEKCPLYVLPKAEPQRTRWLKFIFATVPSTVPNVSLCARHFTEDCFKNRKQFDAGFSQLLVMKNGAVPTVCGPTGDTGSQPSTSQQDPGTQHHSTTTRFQHVQCQTDPPRTASVGTQSVAFAKRKSVGTQLSRGTLKEAHMRSKGIQTMVSFDSVGTRPTSHYPDLPLASRSIKGSGLQPIKRPRLELEEEEGETSTEVKEEILDSAYNPEDSVLTKESDISDEEWGLTWHSLSVVQTAITPDSGRDSPLLATYKYQQPHASTVLPSSNRKRGSGAYPGKLRAQGGEQPRTGGQPIAGHSHAPFTHTCTPMGNLVTPISLSLSLDCGGETGGNPTTTRGEKANSTVSIRRQ
- the LOC111833653 gene encoding uncharacterized protein isoform X4 translates to MSRRRCVLLCEEKCPLYVLPKAEPQRTRWLKFIFATVPSTVPNVSLCARHFTEDCFKNRKQFDAGFSQLLVMKNGAVPTVCGPTGDTGSQPSTSQQDPGTQHHSTTTRFQHVQCQTDPPRTASVGTQSVAFAKRKSVGTQLSRGTLKEAHMRSKGIQTMVSFDSVGTRPTSHYPDLPLASRSIKGSGLQPIKRPRLELEEEEGETSTEVKEEILDSAYNPEDSVLTKESDISCLKTVQCVRETVISSDEEWGLTWHSLSVVQTAITPDSGRDSPLLATYKYQQPHASTVLPSSNRKSFEEPTGSNTPDIKG